The sequence below is a genomic window from Dromaius novaehollandiae isolate bDroNov1 chromosome 7, bDroNov1.hap1, whole genome shotgun sequence.
TTCTGCAGCCAAAGAGCCAAGAGCCCGCAGCGTGACTTTGCAGGCGGGAAGGCACAtggctccccctgctctcccagcgCAGCCGCCTCGCAAAGCACATGGACGGCAGTGCTCGCAGTGGCCCCTGCCATCTCTGGATGGCTGGAGCCTCTAATACGTGTGCTGAGCtctgggccctgctgcgctggtgcctgcatgggcaaatcctgcggggcctaccagagcatcccagcagcctgctaactcctgggctcagccacaccaggggaagccagcgccagcgaggggccagctccgggcccttcctcatgcagaagaggtcatggctttgcagggcagaaccctgtcaagactgctgccattcctgaccctgctgtcaggggaaacggggtgcttctctgactgctgggaaggggggtatgttgtggctgccctagactgctggagagcgtgtgtgccctccccctcccagggtgaccccgattccttcaggACCGGAGttttctacccattcctttgcccaaagaaaagacactgagccgtggtgaagagacagggctgcttctttggggaaagcccagcagaggggggactggcagcacaagcctgggacgggctgggcctgagggccggagctgtcctgcgggcagggagagaggccaggaaccccccgacttccccgcacactcaggtggccgctgcgggcagagcagcctggcatcaggaggcagccgagctccagcagcagacacagtcaccgcgcagaggacagtgccaccgctcccacgctctcctcaggcggtagcacaggccttggagggtgcctggggagggagtcatcttccctggagctctcaggagcaggatggtttgcgtcGCCAGGCAACAGACGgacgggctgctgtcctcctgcaagccttgcagggctgagagagaaaggagcagagcagagatcaaggcactgtgtctgcacagacgccaggcatcccctgctgacgcagccagtcccacccagctcttcccacagccaggaggcagcaggagcaagaaagggacgaggtgggagttgctggccaagACCGTCCCAAAGgctcctgaaatcttctctctactctacccacagcggccctgctctgcacgggcagcagagccctcctcgcctggggcaggagtggcagctccctgcccagcatctgtctgcctcccaccagccctgcctgacaccctgctgccctcgctcacccgtgcagatgtcctccagcttctccttgctccggcccctcaggtgctgcccgacaagccctaggcacacacacacagccgctcacaaatccggctccccagcccacccccagcagcacagctgcctccaggccctgccagcctggccacgctccctcctcccttttgcagcgctgacgccagggcgctccgcactgcgtgccacccaagggtcttgctgtgagggcacagcaggaggctcccagcagccccacatgtgtgggcagagatggcagagggtgacacagcccctgggcacccaggccctgcatcgggcgctgggggctccagcagacacagctgcaaggctggtccttgctgccagcgcagcagccgggggggctgaggccgaggtgtccggggacagagagggacaccAGCGGTTGgggctcaccagtgaacctcacggctgcctctcgcaaggactcctgtgggctctccaagtatgtcaggctctggtgcaggtactcttctgctcttctggccctcaccagctggagagagcacaagggcacgggcttggcacacccctccctcacccagccaggcagtccctgcgcccaggaccggccttgccctgccaggacgctcatggctcccacacacgagctgggcagtgccgagcttcggagggagcagaaggcaggctgctccccaggcatgctgaggtgccctcctgctgccaaggcccagctgggccaggggctgctttagcatcccagggggcagcgagggcagaggagcctggagaagagctcgccagggcagcgtgcttggagaagggcagcgtgagtgctgctccagcctggcggctttgggtgccagccagggccaggggcacagctgcctgccccacacactgggcatggagggggacaggccttgcgcaggctggctctgggggctttggggccatccttaccaggcactcgccgatcctccacaTCTGCGCTGTCTCAAccagctgcctgagctgcttccacttgaggaacttggcagcgcgaaggagggcttcccgagaggcctgcacagcagcagagacggggagatgccaccgcagcccaggggacaagaccctgcgtccccctgctcttggcaagtctcggggccttgcctggcccaccatgggaagaggcagcagctgggcaccgactcTGCCACGGGGTTCAATACCCTGGGCAGAGACATGGGGCACCCACCACCTCAGGCACCTCGTCCTGCCGCGGCAGCACAACAGAGAgccccaagagctgctgagctgtagccaaggccaggaggaggctgaagggctgcagtcgcagagacgcccaggcaggactcggcCACAACTACCTGCCACAGGCATTGCCCCTGCGGGTGCTCGGCTGCCCGGCCTGCGCCCTTGCCCAGACTTGTGCCCCCGCCCCAGAGCTGGGTAGCCGGGATGCagggcccggcccctgccctcaccgcacctccctccctggggctctcccctccccaggctcgtgGGCTGGGGAACAAGTTGGCTCCCCAAactccttgcaggtgctgcctccctctgcgcaggccaagggcactgggggCACACGCTGAACGTGGGGAGCAGGGTGTCTCCTCCTGCAGTGCTCTTGCCTTAGGCAGCTGGGGCATGCCCCAGGCCAGACatctccaggcccctgctggggcagggcacggTGGCAACAGGAATTGGGGGGCAAAGCCTGGcctcgcacacctgcagggctAGCTGCGAAGCCCCTAGGCACTCCAGGGCTTAGACATTTGTGGCCACGGACTGCGGCGGAGCCCTGTGGGACTGGGGAAAGCAGGTCTGGGAAAGGCCCCTGCccagcttctcattccctgcttcgAGCCTTCTAGGGCCCTGGTTAGAAAGCCATACCTGGCGCACGCTGCAGCTCTCGTCCTCCATgtggaagagcagtggcagcaggctgctgcgcacttgcttctgcagctgctggtctttggtgCCCAGCATAATCGCCAGCACATCTCTGAAGAGCCGCGTGGAGAGCACTCGCACCTGGACAGcgtcctggtgggaaggaagagggggcacctcagtgctggctgctccaagcccacGGTCTCCCTCGCGCCCAGCCCTCCTGCCGGCGCTGCAGGGGCCGAGCACAACACGGAGCAgccgagggcagagagggcactggcgcaacgcagccccccagcccaggacaccggcaggggccctggctctccccccagccttacggcatcaaagagcagcagcagctccgcggaCAGCTGCGGAGCAATGCTGGCCACCGTCTCCTCGCCCGTGACGTGCACCACGTGTCGCAGCACCACCAGGGCCTTAGTGCTGATGTCGCTGTccgcatcccgcagttgctccatgaTGAGTGGCAGCAGGAAGCGCATTTCTCTTACCTGTGTGAAACACCACTGCGTTTGCTGAAGAAGTAGTGGACTGCCCAGGCAAAAATGCCCGGTTTGTTAGACACCCGCTtctcctctggcttcccagaagctggcatggcggttactgcagcaacctgctgccaggcagggcttAGCGGCACAGCCATGGCAGTGTGGGGGACTGGGGgcgtagggagggaggagagggcagcaccGGCTCCTCTCCACCTGACCACTCGCCCCCTTCTGTGtgttccccagcaccctcacccagccccatgctgcctgcacagcttcacccgcctgtcccctgctcaccgTCTGCGGCCTGTCGCACAGcaggatgaggcctctgagcaccagtccACGTATCACCTGGCTGCCACGCTCCAGATACCtcgcaaggagcagcaggatatGAGCATTGTCTTCGCAAAGGTCCGGGCAatccacaagctgaaacacatgttgcagggagacagtgccagagccggcaggactccctgcatcgtgCCGTGCCGGCTCCCACCAGCAGCTCAGGGCGAGGGCACCAGGCCCGCACAAAGCCTGGCcccaaggcagcagtgagtgcggagggcccccggggctgctcctccgcTCCTCTCCACCATCCACACAGCAGGCACCAAATCCACGTGGGCACAAGAGTTACCCCAGCGCGGATGGGCCAAGCCAAGGCTACAAGTCGCAgcgcacccactgccccagctccactcactgccgcGCCCACCCCCCAGCACGGgcacgggagagcagaggggtgagaggcaccccagaggcagccctgccatcaggctcacctccacgaggaaagccaggatggagatcTCCTGGGAGGGCTCCTCCAGgcggagcagcactgccagctggcgcAGGAGGTAAACTCGCAGCCTTCTTGGGgtctccctcatttccctggcagagggaagaaggcactggtggcctgagcagcccaggcaaacctcggCCATGCCTtggtcacaagcgctgaggctgcagcccctttcttggggagctgggcatccccacgggctctgtggggcaccgcatctgcaggggagaaatgctggggcagagcgggcacaaggggctctcacctggccagcaaagccactccgctgtggtgggtctcagcgcggaggagcatgtcccagccaCCCTTCCTCGCCATGAGCAGCACCTGGCGCTCGTAGCCGGCACGGCAGAGCAGCGCTTTCATGGCCCGCACTGCGGCCCTGTGTGTGGAGCAAACACCAGGTCACACTGGCACCCCTGGCCCCGCCTATAGGTCCAGGGCAGAGACAACGGGGCTGGCATGGAGCACCTGACGGGGCTGGTgagagcagactcttcccctCGGCATTccctccagcacatctcagcctcctccGGCGTCAGTGCTGCGGTGACAGAAATCTGGaacagcagcgccaggaagagctgggggaaaaatgcCTCCACCTGCGGTGGGCAGCGGGGCCACTGGAGGATCTCCTGCAGCGccatggttgcctgcagaaaacacccagagacagctctcgctgcGGAGGTGCCCTTGTTGCACGGCCCAGTCTTGGCAGCGATGCTTGGGCGCTGCCCTGGGCCACGGGGCAGTGAAGCAGTGCCTGGcctggctgtgcagccagggcaaAGCCATGGGAGCTCCTGGGGCTCAGCTCCTCTTTCTGCCCTGGGCACAACAACCCTTTCTGCGCTGGTGGGAGGTCtccctgggggggtgggggtgtggccctccatgcacaggcctgcctgggctgtgccttggTCCTGCCGGGCCCCTAAGTATGCCCCAGCCCCTAATCCTGCCCCTAACCCACGTTGCCAGCCCACCAAGCACaatgcagagacagaggagggcGGAGGGCCACCCACACAGGGCTCCCGCCTTGTGCACAGGGGGCTCCAGCggtgagcagcagcccagcgTGCTGGTGCGGCGGgggagagcgaggcttcctccacaAACGCACGGTCAGGGGAGAGATGTCCATGTGGTCCCCATCCAAAGTCGACGCCTTGTGCACTGGCCAGTCCAACAGCACGTGAAACAGCTCTCCCAGCACCTTCTCCGCAGTCATGGGCTTCGAcagcagcaccctccacatggccgcggcagcgctgcaggcccagagcgccctgtcagcgggtgccgcagccgcagcgccgtggcctgggcagccccacagggcctgggctggccgccagccctgccgctgcctgctgcccgctgccccgtgccggcagcacccagccggccctgccccagcaggcaccacaccgccaagctcaagtcccttgtggggcagggagggagccaggcgaccgggctcaggggcccaaggcagccaggcttgctcagctctggctgctgcagccctgcctgaggcagcggggctggcacacggggacaccgggagggcccagcccctcagcagagtcctgaaaatctccctctcccccgcggcccacacgggacgagctctaaggcctgcggggccccaagcactagaggcagcagggcccgtacctgtcgcaggatggggaacagcgcagcaggctcacaaccacctgctcggggtacgcgcaggccagcttgagaagagccctgtccaggctgtgccgcgcagactcctccgtgacggacagcacacttctccacaggcacctcaccatctctggcacctggagggcacacggctccgagtggggctgctgccagcctgcagccagtcgcccagctcccacccagaagggccgcccttgccaccgctctgcgctgcccccggagggtgtcgggtgcctggcagaCATGGACTCGGGGAGACGGCGGGGGGGAGCAACCCCCGGAGGCCTCGAGCCCCGGCCGtgccacccacaggctacttacgtGCTCCAAAAGGGAGGCGTCGTCTGTCACGAGCGCATCCAGCTCGTGAGCAGCCGCCTGCGCatcctgggtgctgcaggctccgATGCCCCTGATGGCTGCGAGGATGGCACTTGTCCTCACAgcgggctcgaggtgtcccccagacatctacgggagaaaggagggcagcccagatagatgcggagcacccagcggtgcccccttactcagccgttggcagcgcctggggcgtgcgcacctcgtggggctgcagctcgcagctgctctccgtagggaccccacggtcctccgccttctcctcccaggccaccctggggtggctggggggtctctccgctatcctaggcgacgcggcaaaggctccgcggggctgcccaggggtgacaaggaaagacctgggtgcactcagggggctccttcgccagccccacgcactcccgtcctctcccgtcaccgtcctcccggacactgcgggggctgaggccgTGTGGGTGCCTGGCAACgccgcggggtgtcacaggagcccagtcacaaagggccccactgtcaccctagtgacgcttgtcaccggcccagggaggggcagggtgggtcccctccaGGGGCGCAGGGCCGGCTTGCCCCCCCGACATGGAACACCTCGGTTTGCCCTCGGGGTGCCCGGGGCCCCCATGGGGGGTCTGTTGCCCTCAGCGCCACTGCAATCCTTGCCTGGTCTCCCCCAAccgctgctccctgtccctgccctcctcctccaccccaatGAGCACAGGTTTTCAGACGAGGgtctcctctccaaaatgcaatCATTCTTTAACACCAGCAAATGTCCCGTTCCAATTCTGACACCCCGAAAACAGAGGGCTACCAAGCATGACCCATGAAGCTACTACCTTGGTTAGCATCCCAGGAAAGCACCAGGCAGCAGTTCCCAAATTAGCGCACGCAACTGCTTGCGTACAGCAAACGGTGAA
It includes:
- the LOC135328909 gene encoding maestro heat-like repeat-containing protein family member 7: MLGTKDQQLQKQVRSSLLPLLFHMEDESCSVRQASREALLRAAKFLKWKQLRQLVETAQMWRIGECLLVRARRAEEYLHQSLTYLESPQESLREAAVRFTGLVGQHLRGRSKEKLEDICTALQGLQEDSSPSVCCLATQTILLLRAPGKMTPSPGTLQGLCYRLRRAWERWHCPLRGDCVCCWSSAAS